A genomic segment from Gilvibacter sp. SZ-19 encodes:
- a CDS encoding UDP-glucose/GDP-mannose dehydrogenase family protein codes for MKIAVIGTGYVGLVTGTCLAETGNDVFCVDIDVDKVNRMRNGEVPIYEPHLDVIFDRNIKAGRLRFTTELSEGLDHADIVFLALPTPEDEDGSADLSYVLRVAEDIGKQLKSYKIIVDKSTVPVGTAELVEKTIAAQTEVPFAVVSNPEFLREGFAVDDFMKPERIVVGATDETAIKEMKRLYAPFVRSGNPIIVMDEKSAELTKYAANSFLATKITFMNEVANYCELVGADVDKVRAGMGSDSRIGNRFLFPGIGYGGSCFPKDVKALHKAGKDSGYNFEILDAVINVNDAQKVSMIPKIKRYFKDQVAGKHFAFWGLAFKPETDDIREAPSLYMIEALLELGATITAYDPEAMPNVKAKVGDRINFAGSMYEATENADALVINTEWSIFRTPNLETLKNNLNQAVIFDGRNLYDVNEMALEGFHYISVGRKEIS; via the coding sequence ATGAAGATAGCTGTAATTGGAACAGGATATGTAGGATTGGTTACCGGAACCTGTTTGGCTGAGACCGGAAACGATGTTTTTTGCGTAGATATCGATGTTGATAAGGTGAATCGGATGCGCAACGGAGAGGTTCCTATCTACGAACCACATTTAGATGTGATCTTTGACAGAAACATTAAAGCCGGACGCTTGCGTTTTACTACAGAACTCAGTGAAGGTCTTGATCATGCAGATATAGTATTTTTAGCCTTGCCTACTCCTGAAGACGAAGACGGTTCAGCCGATCTTTCTTATGTTTTACGGGTAGCAGAAGATATTGGAAAACAGCTTAAGTCTTACAAGATCATAGTTGATAAAAGCACGGTGCCGGTAGGTACTGCAGAATTGGTTGAGAAAACCATAGCCGCTCAGACAGAGGTTCCTTTTGCGGTTGTTTCTAACCCTGAGTTCTTAAGAGAAGGTTTTGCAGTTGACGATTTCATGAAGCCAGAACGTATCGTTGTTGGTGCGACAGATGAAACAGCGATAAAAGAAATGAAGCGCTTGTATGCTCCTTTTGTGCGTTCGGGCAATCCGATTATTGTGATGGACGAGAAGTCAGCAGAGTTGACCAAATACGCGGCAAACTCCTTTTTGGCAACCAAGATCACTTTTATGAATGAGGTAGCAAATTATTGTGAGCTTGTTGGTGCTGATGTAGACAAGGTCCGCGCCGGAATGGGTTCAGATTCTCGTATTGGAAATCGCTTCCTTTTCCCTGGTATAGGCTACGGTGGCTCTTGTTTCCCTAAAGATGTTAAGGCGCTCCACAAAGCCGGCAAGGACTCAGGATACAATTTTGAGATACTCGATGCGGTAATCAATGTTAACGACGCTCAAAAGGTATCTATGATACCCAAGATCAAACGTTATTTTAAAGATCAAGTGGCTGGAAAACATTTTGCTTTCTGGGGCTTAGCTTTTAAACCAGAGACCGACGATATTCGAGAAGCTCCATCTTTATATATGATAGAGGCACTTTTGGAATTGGGCGCAACCATTACTGCCTACGATCCGGAGGCGATGCCGAATGTAAAAGCTAAAGTAGGCGACAGGATTAATTTCGCTGGATCCATGTATGAGGCTACAGAAAATGCCGATGCTCTTGTGATCAATACGGAGTGGAGTATTTTTAGAACTCCCAACTTAGAAACCCTAAAAAACAATCTCAATCAAGCGGTGATCTTTGACGGACGCAATTTGTACGATGTCAATGAAATGGCTCTTGAAGGATTTCACTATATTTCGGTGGGCCGAAAAGAAATCAGTTAA
- a CDS encoding WecB/TagA/CpsF family glycosyltransferase yields the protein MTARKIHMLNTQIHDLDMDQTIALVDEAISAQKQIHHVAVNAGKIVKMQSDPELRESVNNSDLINADGQAVIWASKFLKQPLKERVAGIDLMANLVALAHQKQYKIYLFGAKEEVVSKVAAIYKKQYGESLVAGYRNGYFTKEEEPQIAKDIAASGAQILFVAITSPIKENFLYQNREALANVNMIMGVGGSFDVVAGITKRAPLWMQRSGLEWFYRFLQEPGRMWKRYLVGNFKFIVLVLTEKFKGESPKK from the coding sequence ATGACTGCCAGAAAAATCCACATGCTTAATACGCAGATTCACGATCTGGATATGGATCAGACCATTGCCTTGGTGGATGAGGCTATCAGTGCTCAGAAACAGATCCATCACGTAGCCGTCAATGCCGGGAAGATCGTAAAAATGCAATCCGATCCCGAACTGCGGGAGAGTGTGAACAATTCTGACCTTATCAATGCAGATGGACAGGCGGTAATTTGGGCTTCCAAGTTCTTGAAACAACCCCTAAAGGAGCGCGTAGCCGGCATAGACCTAATGGCAAATCTAGTGGCTCTAGCCCATCAGAAGCAATACAAGATCTACCTATTTGGAGCTAAGGAAGAGGTGGTTAGCAAGGTAGCTGCTATTTATAAAAAGCAGTATGGCGAAAGTCTTGTAGCGGGTTACAGAAACGGGTATTTTACCAAAGAAGAAGAGCCTCAAATTGCAAAAGATATTGCCGCAAGCGGGGCACAGATCTTATTTGTGGCCATTACATCTCCAATAAAAGAAAACTTCCTGTATCAAAACCGTGAAGCATTGGCCAATGTAAATATGATCATGGGAGTAGGAGGTAGTTTTGATGTGGTTGCTGGGATAACCAAGCGCGCGCCACTTTGGATGCAAAGATCTGGCCTAGAATGGTTCTATAGATTTTTGCAAGAACCAGGTCGGATGTGGAAACGTTATCTGGTGGGTAATTTTAAGTTTATTGTATTAGTTTTAACCGAGAAATTCAAGGGGGAATCCCCAAAAAAATAA
- a CDS encoding radical SAM protein, which translates to MGKRITLVDLNNFSYYPTISMGLVARYIRDAGFDLEFISPLSNGIKYREREKVETKIDYYKARLIFSQRKPVRWAIMQAEKFPFVKERILNKSKLSNFVINRLHSDTDLLLISTYTENFSICKKVVAEATRRGIPVIVGGPAFNLQSHVDQFLSIDGVEFVVGSEIDDYLGKLLHDYFQGEDIYKYPGVYSREKSAVSNAYIFKHLEQLPVPDYRDFPWDKYPNRIIPYMSGRGCSWGKCNFCSDVVLVNGRLYRSQSSEKVLADLKALSEQVGTNIFAFTDLKMNSNVEVWNSVIDGLPQIVDDPIWFCSVHVDNRKRNGLDGETLMKAKKAGLTRISFGLETASQPLLDDMQKGTTVARLDQFVNDVYAAGISLRATMFIGYRHEKASDLKQTLEFLKKNAHCFERIKLCRFQMYDQTPIIDELTAEERKQVYARQINHLYRSRAYLKYKKGIIKVVHQINSKKLNEAARAFDGVM; encoded by the coding sequence ATGGGAAAACGCATCACTTTAGTTGACCTCAATAATTTCTCCTACTACCCAACCATTTCTATGGGTTTGGTGGCTCGATATATTCGCGATGCCGGTTTTGATTTGGAGTTTATAAGCCCGTTGAGCAATGGCATTAAATATCGTGAACGCGAAAAGGTAGAGACCAAGATCGATTATTACAAAGCACGTTTGATTTTTAGCCAGCGAAAGCCGGTCCGTTGGGCCATTATGCAGGCAGAGAAGTTTCCTTTCGTCAAGGAAAGGATACTGAACAAAAGTAAGCTCTCCAATTTTGTTATAAACCGATTGCATTCAGATACAGATCTTTTGCTTATCTCAACCTATACAGAGAATTTTAGCATTTGTAAAAAAGTCGTTGCAGAAGCGACGCGCAGAGGAATACCGGTCATTGTCGGAGGCCCCGCCTTTAATCTTCAATCTCATGTGGATCAATTTTTAAGCATAGATGGAGTGGAGTTTGTGGTCGGCAGCGAGATCGATGATTATCTAGGCAAACTTCTCCATGATTATTTTCAAGGTGAGGATATTTACAAATATCCTGGGGTGTATTCCCGAGAAAAATCCGCAGTAAGCAACGCATATATTTTCAAACACCTGGAACAATTGCCCGTTCCCGATTATCGTGATTTTCCTTGGGATAAGTACCCGAACAGAATAATCCCTTATATGTCAGGTCGCGGCTGCAGTTGGGGTAAATGCAACTTTTGCAGCGATGTGGTTTTGGTCAACGGGCGTTTGTATCGCTCACAATCTTCTGAAAAGGTATTGGCAGATCTCAAAGCTCTAAGTGAACAAGTAGGAACTAATATTTTCGCATTTACCGATCTTAAAATGAATTCCAATGTTGAGGTTTGGAATAGCGTTATTGATGGTCTTCCTCAAATTGTAGATGATCCGATCTGGTTCTGTTCCGTTCATGTTGACAATAGAAAGCGCAACGGGCTCGATGGAGAAACTTTAATGAAGGCCAAAAAGGCAGGATTGACTCGTATTTCTTTTGGACTTGAAACTGCTTCACAGCCTCTATTGGACGATATGCAAAAAGGAACCACTGTGGCGCGATTGGATCAGTTCGTAAATGATGTGTATGCGGCAGGGATCAGCTTAAGAGCAACTATGTTTATTGGTTATCGCCACGAGAAGGCCTCAGATTTAAAGCAAACCTTAGAATTTCTAAAGAAGAACGCACATTGTTTTGAGCGTATCAAATTGTGTCGCTTCCAAATGTATGATCAGACGCCAATTATTGATGAACTCACTGCCGAGGAACGCAAGCAGGTCTACGCTCGACAAATTAATCATCTCTACCGTTCTCGAGCATATTTGAAATATAAGAAAGGGATCATAAAAGTTGTTCATCAGATCAATTCTAAAAAGCTCAATGAGGCCGCCCGAGCCTTCGACGGGGTAATGTAA
- a CDS encoding glycosyltransferase family 4 protein has product MAKKIAFIGPLPPPVGGVALANIRAQEIVKRLAPDSEIITLDNSKKSINADLYKRKGLGELVHFIKNIAKFLAFILKNRIAIANVFVVPNISFLREAVYILLLKLKSGQLVVHLHAKTSGDLFLSGFKLKLFTKIVGLGDVVFVLSEKHHKRFYSKYIRPEKLVVLENFVTYNDFENHIDKKEHKFLYVGRLSEKKGFETLVDAVILAKDQLKGLKIEVLGAFENELFEAQIRSKIKQHDLTHFQFHGPQMGPQKFEQFKRSSVFVFPSYFENSPIVLKEAIAAKMAILSSDIKENKNLLEDFDNKVLFKAQDVNDLAQKLVYCYQQKEVVRAMMHTSEKIKQYDVSYAEQIIAKALDL; this is encoded by the coding sequence TTGGCTAAGAAGATCGCGTTCATAGGACCTTTACCGCCCCCGGTCGGCGGTGTTGCTTTAGCAAATATCCGCGCACAAGAGATTGTAAAGCGCTTGGCCCCGGATAGTGAAATCATAACCCTAGACAACTCCAAGAAAAGCATTAATGCAGATCTTTATAAGCGTAAAGGTTTGGGTGAATTGGTCCATTTCATTAAGAATATTGCTAAATTCTTGGCCTTTATTCTTAAGAACCGAATTGCAATTGCCAATGTCTTTGTGGTGCCCAATATCTCTTTTCTAAGGGAGGCCGTTTATATATTATTGTTGAAGCTCAAGTCCGGCCAGCTAGTGGTACATTTGCACGCTAAGACAAGTGGCGATCTTTTCTTAAGTGGGTTTAAACTCAAGCTTTTCACCAAGATCGTTGGTTTAGGAGATGTTGTTTTTGTTCTTTCTGAAAAACACCACAAACGATTTTATTCAAAGTACATAAGACCAGAGAAGCTAGTTGTACTCGAGAATTTTGTGACTTACAATGATTTTGAGAATCATATCGATAAGAAAGAGCACAAGTTCCTCTATGTTGGCAGATTGTCAGAAAAGAAAGGTTTTGAAACCTTGGTCGATGCAGTCATTCTAGCTAAAGATCAGCTTAAAGGTTTGAAAATAGAAGTGTTGGGCGCTTTTGAAAACGAGCTATTTGAGGCGCAGATCCGCAGCAAAATTAAACAGCACGATTTGACCCATTTTCAGTTTCATGGACCACAAATGGGACCGCAAAAATTCGAGCAATTCAAACGCAGTTCGGTTTTTGTTTTTCCATCGTATTTTGAGAATTCACCCATTGTTTTAAAAGAAGCCATAGCCGCTAAAATGGCTATCTTATCCTCAGATATAAAAGAAAACAAGAACCTGTTAGAAGATTTTGACAATAAAGTTTTATTCAAAGCCCAAGACGTCAATGATCTCGCACAAAAACTGGTGTACTGTTACCAGCAAAAAGAGGTAGTTAGAGCCATGATGCACACCTCAGAAAAGATTAAACAATACGATGTTTCTTATGCCGAGCAGATCATAGCAAAAGCTCTTGATTTGTGA